A single Oleidesulfovibrio alaskensis DSM 16109 DNA region contains:
- a CDS encoding type III sulfide quinone reductase, selenoprotein subtype, whose amino-acid sequence MKKLLILGAGAGGTMIATKMRKKLSEREWEITIIDRDLTHHYQAGWLFVPFSIYNLKDCERPKKSFIPRGVEFVQDTIVNVDPVKKVVTCENGKHTYDWIIVSTGCRIAPEEVDGLMDDWHGDIHDFYTPNGAVALEKKLKQFKKGRLVHHICESPIKCPVAPLEFVYMADWYFTKMGVRDDIEIELVTPLTGAFTKPVGARILGELCDKKNIKVTTNYVVDNVDAERKVIESVMGDEINYDLLVSIPPNFGPTYVVDSEIGNEVGFLETDKGTLKSKRWENMYILGDGTNVPTSKAGSVAHFEADIVAENLMADLTGSGHYHHFDGHSTCFILTGYEKASLIDFSYDVEPLPGMFPFPGVGPCELLAESHINYWGKLMFKWVYFNLMLKGHDLPLEPNMYLHGKDISLLRKK is encoded by the coding sequence ATGAAAAAGTTGCTCATTCTTGGTGCTGGTGCCGGCGGTACCATGATTGCCACCAAAATGAGGAAAAAGCTGTCGGAACGCGAGTGGGAAATCACTATCATCGACCGCGACCTCACCCATCATTATCAGGCGGGCTGGCTGTTTGTGCCCTTCAGCATATACAACCTGAAGGACTGCGAGCGCCCCAAAAAGTCGTTCATTCCCCGTGGCGTGGAATTTGTGCAGGACACCATCGTCAACGTGGATCCTGTTAAAAAAGTGGTTACCTGCGAAAACGGCAAGCACACCTATGACTGGATCATCGTATCCACCGGCTGCCGTATTGCGCCCGAAGAAGTCGACGGCCTCATGGACGACTGGCACGGCGACATCCACGATTTTTACACACCCAACGGCGCAGTGGCCCTTGAAAAAAAGCTCAAGCAGTTCAAAAAAGGGCGTCTGGTTCACCATATCTGCGAAAGCCCCATCAAGTGTCCGGTTGCACCGCTTGAATTCGTCTACATGGCCGACTGGTACTTCACCAAAATGGGCGTGCGCGACGATATCGAGATAGAGCTTGTCACTCCGCTGACAGGTGCCTTTACCAAGCCGGTGGGCGCCCGCATTCTGGGCGAACTGTGCGACAAGAAAAACATCAAGGTGACCACCAACTATGTGGTGGATAACGTGGATGCCGAGCGCAAGGTCATCGAATCCGTCATGGGTGACGAAATCAACTACGACCTGCTTGTCTCCATTCCGCCCAACTTCGGCCCCACCTATGTGGTGGACAGCGAAATCGGCAACGAAGTCGGCTTCCTGGAAACCGACAAGGGCACTCTGAAGTCCAAGCGCTGGGAAAATATGTATATCCTTGGTGACGGCACCAACGTGCCCACCTCCAAGGCCGGCTCGGTCGCACACTTCGAAGCGGACATCGTCGCCGAAAACCTGATGGCGGACCTCACCGGTTCCGGCCACTACCACCATTTTGACGGGCACTCCACCTGCTTCATCCTGACCGGCTACGAAAAAGCCTCGCTCATCGACTTCAGCTACGATGTGGAACCCCTGCCGGGCATGTTCCCCTTCCCGGGTGTGGGCCCCTGCGAACTGCTGGCCGAAAGCCACATCAACTACTGGGGCAAGCTCATGTTCAAGTGGGTGTACTTCAACCTGATGCTGAAGGGTCACGACCTGCCTCTGGAGCCCAACATGTACCTGCACGGCAAGGATATTTCCCTGCTGCGCAAGAAATAG
- a CDS encoding tetratricopeptide repeat protein: MQSQELFSLAEAGDTNAQFHLGAMFYEGRGAAQDYAKAADWFGRSAGGGYHEALNMLGVMHYHGQGVRQDFTRAADCFRLAERYSFNDEPLYDDIAADWRDRLLSPEAVDNKRQFLHRARVLGGEARYGIGSGLCGTAAETAVSHAARGLFGSAAALGNCRAMYSLGVMCRDGQGVRASKTRALMWFMLADRAGLAKAREARAALEAGMQQAELERAEKLMRRWLRVYPADTELAAAA, translated from the coding sequence ATGCAATCTCAGGAACTCTTCTCACTGGCAGAGGCCGGCGACACCAATGCCCAGTTTCATCTGGGAGCCATGTTTTACGAAGGACGCGGAGCCGCGCAGGACTACGCCAAGGCAGCCGACTGGTTCGGGCGGTCTGCCGGGGGCGGTTACCACGAGGCCCTGAACATGCTGGGTGTGATGCACTATCACGGTCAGGGTGTGCGGCAGGATTTCACCCGCGCGGCGGACTGCTTCCGTCTTGCGGAACGGTACAGCTTTAATGATGAGCCGCTGTATGATGACATAGCGGCGGACTGGCGCGACAGGCTGCTTTCTCCCGAAGCGGTGGACAACAAACGTCAGTTTCTGCACCGGGCGCGCGTGCTGGGAGGTGAAGCACGGTACGGTATCGGCTCGGGTCTGTGCGGCACCGCTGCGGAGACTGCCGTCAGTCATGCGGCGCGGGGGCTTTTCGGGTCGGCCGCGGCGCTGGGCAACTGCAGAGCCATGTACTCGCTGGGTGTGATGTGTCGTGACGGTCAGGGCGTACGCGCCAGCAAAACCCGTGCGCTTATGTGGTTTATGCTGGCAGACCGTGCGGGGCTGGCCAAGGCGCGCGAAGCGCGCGCCGCGCTTGAGGCGGGCATGCAGCAGGCAGAGCTTGAGCGTGCGGAAAAACTGATGCGCCGCTGGCTGCGTGTATATCCTGCCGATACGGAACTGGCTGCTGCGGCGTAA
- a CDS encoding aminopeptidase P family protein has protein sequence MNAEHYARRRERLRPLLRENGLDALLVSLDANRFYLSGFELHDAQINESCGRLLITADGPDWLCTDPRFEEAARRLWDREHIFIYSGNAAERLREFVKGRFSGAIGYESSCVSMAFYDSFAGGLSLEKADGLVEKLRVIKEPEEIARLERACALNHRLMEWLPQVLYPGRTEAQVAWDIEKFFRENGASELAFPSIVAAGANAAMCHAIPDDTVLHENCPLLVDVGCRVDDYCSDQTRTFWVGDRPADEFLRTRDMVQHAQRVAIDIMRPGMPLADAHNMALAVFERHGVAAAFTHSLGHGIGLQTHEAPAVNHRTDARLEPGMVITVEPGLYFPVWGGVRWEYMVHCTEDGVRVL, from the coding sequence ATGAACGCGGAACATTATGCGCGGCGGCGCGAACGCCTGCGTCCGCTGCTGCGCGAAAACGGGCTGGACGCCCTGCTTGTCAGTCTGGATGCCAACCGGTTTTACCTGAGCGGTTTTGAACTGCATGACGCGCAGATAAATGAAAGTTGCGGCCGTCTGCTCATAACAGCCGACGGACCGGACTGGCTGTGCACCGACCCGCGGTTTGAAGAGGCGGCCCGCCGTCTGTGGGACAGGGAGCACATTTTCATTTACAGCGGCAATGCCGCGGAAAGACTGCGCGAGTTTGTAAAGGGACGTTTTTCCGGTGCCATAGGATACGAGTCGTCCTGCGTCAGCATGGCGTTTTACGATTCGTTCGCCGGAGGATTGTCTCTGGAAAAGGCCGACGGGCTGGTTGAAAAGCTGCGTGTGATAAAGGAACCGGAAGAAATCGCACGTCTGGAACGCGCATGCGCCCTGAACCACAGGTTGATGGAATGGCTGCCGCAGGTGCTGTATCCGGGCAGAACCGAGGCGCAGGTGGCGTGGGACATTGAAAAGTTTTTCCGTGAAAACGGCGCCTCCGAGCTGGCTTTTCCCAGCATTGTGGCGGCCGGAGCCAACGCGGCCATGTGCCATGCCATTCCCGACGACACGGTGCTGCATGAAAACTGCCCCCTGCTGGTGGATGTGGGCTGCCGCGTGGACGATTACTGTTCTGACCAGACCCGTACGTTCTGGGTGGGAGACCGCCCTGCGGACGAGTTTCTGCGCACCCGCGACATGGTGCAGCACGCCCAGCGGGTTGCCATCGACATCATGCGCCCGGGCATGCCCCTTGCCGATGCGCACAATATGGCACTGGCCGTTTTTGAACGGCACGGCGTAGCAGCCGCATTCACGCATTCGCTGGGCCACGGCATAGGGCTGCAGACGCACGAGGCGCCCGCGGTCAACCACCGCACCGATGCCCGTCTGGAACCGGGCATGGTCATCACCGTGGAACCGGGGTTGTATTTTCCTGTATGGGGCGGTGTCCGCTGGGAATATATGGTCCACTGCACCGAGGATGGTGTGCGCGTGCTGTAG
- a CDS encoding aminoglycoside phosphotransferase family protein, which yields MNRAATLAAYLTEKNWMSQPVSAGQVSFLAAGEYNENWLVQCGGHAAVLRINHGSQLGLRNQSEYEFSVLRHVASSGLTPQPYALDPLPWKHGPGKGAMLMEYIPGTPPDYRLHAADAARLFARVHGCPLPPRGDMIAQPDPVRDIARESTGLLHRQPDHPRSDIRTRLLNYRDTVLRLADDTAQLFAGEPQVITNTEVNSGNFIVLPPQHPRRGNEQAGIALCLVDWEKAVISCCHQDLGHFLVPTTTRWKTDFTFDAQSRTDFLRAYLQARHGSVDADALEALHLRTRVLERTILLRALSWCFMAWYEYSRGDRTLRNEFTYGRITSYLENIECILKYGE from the coding sequence ATGAACCGTGCCGCCACCTTAGCCGCATATCTGACAGAAAAAAACTGGATGAGCCAGCCCGTGAGCGCCGGGCAGGTCAGTTTTCTGGCCGCCGGTGAATACAATGAAAACTGGCTGGTACAGTGCGGCGGACATGCGGCGGTGCTGCGCATCAACCACGGCAGCCAGCTGGGATTGCGGAACCAGTCGGAGTACGAATTTTCGGTACTGCGGCATGTGGCCTCCAGCGGCCTGACGCCGCAGCCCTATGCACTGGACCCGCTGCCGTGGAAACACGGCCCCGGCAAGGGTGCCATGCTGATGGAATATATTCCGGGCACACCGCCTGATTACCGCCTGCACGCGGCCGATGCGGCCCGCCTGTTCGCCCGGGTGCACGGCTGCCCTCTGCCGCCGCGGGGGGACATGATCGCGCAGCCTGATCCGGTGCGCGACATCGCGCGGGAAAGTACAGGTCTGCTGCACCGCCAGCCGGACCACCCGCGCAGCGACATCCGTACACGGCTGCTGAACTACCGCGACACCGTCCTGCGTCTGGCGGACGACACGGCACAGCTGTTTGCCGGTGAACCGCAGGTCATCACCAACACCGAGGTCAATTCCGGCAACTTCATAGTCCTGCCGCCGCAGCACCCGCGCAGAGGCAACGAACAGGCCGGAATAGCCCTGTGCCTTGTGGACTGGGAAAAAGCCGTTATCTCGTGCTGTCATCAGGATCTGGGCCATTTTCTGGTGCCCACCACCACGCGCTGGAAAACGGATTTCACCTTTGATGCGCAGAGCCGCACGGACTTTCTGCGTGCGTATCTGCAGGCACGGCACGGCAGCGTCGACGCAGACGCACTGGAAGCCCTGCACCTGCGCACCCGCGTACTGGAACGCACCATTCTGCTGCGGGCACTTTCGTGGTGCTTCATGGCATGGTATGAGTACAGCCGCGGCGACCGCACCCTGCGCAACGAATTCACATACGGCCGCATCACATCCTATCTGGAAAACATCGAATGCATATTGAAATACGGGGAATAA
- a CDS encoding protoporphyrinogen/coproporphyrinogen oxidase, which produces MHVKYLIIGAGPTGLGAGRRLRELGENDFLLLERNAYCGGLATSFTDDAGFTWDIGGHVVFSHYDYFDRLIESLLGDAYLEHQRIARVRIAQRWIPYPFQNNIRHLPRDMQWECVQALLPHIRTQVQPHNFRQWIEYVFGAGIARHFMLPYNFKVWATPPELMAYHWIGERVSVIDLEMVLKNLVLELDNVSWGPNNMFRFPLHGGTGEIFHRMGAQLDGHVRLNTAVVQVDPAARTVRTADGDVISYSYMLNTGPLDRLVLDCIDTPHTMLRDAAGRLSRNGVFVAGVGVEDTRDDDTCWMYFPEDDCPYYRLTNFHNYSPNNVALPGRQRALMAETSWSEHKPEDLSSLMDKTVQGLVNTAMLDEAHRDLIVSRWSIAVDYGYPVPTLERDGALRTLHPWLEEHGISSRGRFGGWKYEVANMDHSVMQGVEWAERMVQGTPETTYTIQEK; this is translated from the coding sequence ATGCATGTCAAATATCTGATCATCGGTGCCGGTCCCACAGGGCTGGGAGCAGGAAGACGCCTGCGCGAACTGGGAGAAAACGATTTTCTGCTGCTGGAACGCAACGCCTACTGCGGCGGTCTGGCCACCAGCTTCACCGACGATGCGGGGTTCACATGGGACATCGGCGGCCATGTGGTTTTTTCGCATTACGACTATTTTGACCGGCTCATAGAGTCTCTGCTGGGTGACGCCTATCTGGAACACCAGCGCATTGCGCGGGTACGTATTGCACAGCGCTGGATTCCGTATCCCTTTCAGAACAACATCAGGCATCTGCCCCGTGACATGCAGTGGGAATGCGTTCAGGCGCTGTTGCCGCATATCAGAACACAGGTGCAGCCGCACAACTTCCGGCAGTGGATTGAATATGTGTTCGGCGCAGGTATAGCACGGCATTTCATGCTGCCGTACAATTTCAAGGTGTGGGCCACCCCGCCGGAGCTTATGGCCTATCACTGGATAGGCGAACGGGTAAGCGTCATCGACCTTGAAATGGTGCTGAAAAATCTGGTGCTGGAACTGGATAACGTGAGCTGGGGCCCCAACAACATGTTCCGTTTTCCTCTGCACGGCGGTACCGGAGAGATTTTTCACCGCATGGGTGCGCAGCTGGACGGCCATGTGCGTCTTAACACCGCCGTGGTGCAGGTGGACCCTGCAGCGCGCACCGTGCGCACTGCTGACGGTGATGTCATCAGCTATTCGTATATGCTGAACACCGGCCCGCTGGACAGGCTGGTGCTGGACTGCATAGACACGCCGCACACCATGCTGCGCGATGCGGCGGGCAGGCTGAGCCGCAACGGTGTTTTTGTGGCGGGCGTGGGGGTTGAAGACACCCGCGACGATGACACCTGCTGGATGTATTTTCCCGAAGATGACTGCCCCTATTACCGCCTTACCAATTTTCATAATTATTCACCCAATAATGTGGCGTTGCCGGGCAGGCAGCGGGCCCTGATGGCCGAAACCTCGTGGTCGGAACACAAGCCCGAAGATCTTTCGTCCCTTATGGACAAAACGGTGCAGGGACTTGTGAATACCGCCATGTTGGACGAAGCGCACCGCGACCTGATAGTCTCGCGCTGGAGCATAGCCGTGGATTACGGCTATCCTGTGCCCACGCTGGAGCGTGACGGCGCCCTGCGCACTCTGCATCCGTGGCTTGAAGAGCACGGCATCAGTTCCCGCGGCAGATTCGGGGGCTGGAAGTACGAAGTGGCCAACATGGATCATTCCGTGATGCAGGGGGTTGAGTGGGCCGAGCGCATGGTGCAGGGCACGCCGGAAACAACTTACACTATTCAGGAAAAGTGA
- a CDS encoding DUF1641 domain-containing protein: MTNEERILEKLERMEERLDELQERGTAMRELVEDMNPIIKHMFLLSLETCQDLQGDVNLHDIKELGFRGLKSVRNINYTLDQLENLIDLWRTIHPGIAPTWPHVIAGLGRWEQEGVFKKMGALKNAGGNILAANSPEDFERMGESLVYLTRLLQQLADPNVQRFLSNAVEMLGALDMEKAKPCGVFGVVGALGSKEAKEGLGVVVELLRNLGKLKGQTPAAA; encoded by the coding sequence ATGACCAACGAAGAACGCATTCTCGAAAAGCTCGAACGTATGGAGGAGCGCCTTGACGAGCTGCAAGAGCGCGGCACCGCCATGCGCGAGCTTGTCGAAGACATGAATCCCATCATCAAGCACATGTTCCTGCTGAGCCTTGAAACCTGTCAGGACCTGCAGGGTGATGTGAATCTGCATGATATAAAAGAACTCGGTTTCCGCGGGCTCAAAAGCGTGCGCAACATCAACTACACGCTTGATCAGCTTGAAAACCTGATCGACCTGTGGCGCACCATCCATCCCGGCATTGCGCCCACATGGCCCCATGTCATCGCAGGACTGGGCCGGTGGGAACAGGAAGGCGTGTTCAAAAAAATGGGCGCGCTGAAAAACGCCGGCGGCAACATTCTGGCCGCCAACAGCCCGGAAGACTTTGAGCGCATGGGCGAATCGCTTGTGTATCTCACCCGTCTGCTGCAGCAGCTGGCCGACCCCAATGTCCAGCGTTTCCTTTCCAACGCAGTGGAAATGCTCGGCGCGCTGGATATGGAAAAAGCCAAGCCCTGCGGCGTATTCGGCGTGGTGGGAGCTCTGGGTTCCAAAGAAGCCAAAGAAGGCCTCGGCGTGGTTGTGGAACTGCTGCGCAACCTCGGCAAACTGAAAGGACAGACTCCGGCGGCTGCCTGA
- a CDS encoding RrF2 family transcriptional regulator, producing MRISASSHYASRILVMLTRHADEAPIPAAALADRSGISIKFVEKLIRPLKQAGLVESVRGATGGHMLAMRPEQISLGDVVRAMEGGIDLTHCCDDPERCRSKESCRTRQMWSGVSRALERTLDAITLLDLLNDPAPECTSLPEPPQKNSRPAKAQQAESGPHTGREKLLSSRGMNTGRCCDTLLTAKGQCSCSHGCPAP from the coding sequence ATGCGCATTTCTGCATCGTCACACTACGCATCGAGAATTCTCGTCATGCTTACACGCCATGCCGACGAAGCCCCCATTCCTGCAGCCGCTCTGGCAGATCGTTCCGGTATCTCCATCAAGTTTGTGGAAAAGCTCATCCGCCCGCTGAAGCAGGCCGGTCTGGTGGAAAGTGTCCGCGGCGCCACCGGCGGTCACATGCTGGCCATGCGCCCTGAACAGATCAGTCTGGGCGATGTGGTACGCGCCATGGAAGGCGGCATAGACCTGACACACTGCTGCGACGATCCGGAACGCTGCCGTTCCAAGGAATCGTGCCGTACCCGCCAGATGTGGTCAGGCGTCAGCCGCGCCCTTGAACGCACACTGGACGCCATAACCCTGCTGGACCTGCTGAACGACCCCGCCCCCGAATGCACCAGCCTGCCCGAACCGCCCCAGAAAAACAGCCGCCCCGCCAAAGCACAGCAGGCGGAATCCGGTCCGCATACCGGCCGCGAAAAGCTGCTTTCTTCCCGCGGGATGAACACCGGGCGCTGCTGCGACACGCTGCTTACCGCCAAGGGGCAATGCTCATGCAGCCACGGCTGCCCTGCCCCGTAG
- a CDS encoding glycosyltransferase has protein sequence MTSAHSAAMWMRYPAFLRERLLHGSAGSLHLLQAASDMLSALETAPVADRMFWWHTGRELLLAAWEDDCLNIRLGGQLLELDGHARRQEGRPWLSGALRSALQALQQSGAVPENLRYYQRLAAQGDYGRCMRYLDGERAKHGDNIWWVQQVCAVGELTGNAEWSLEHVRRYAATAPQALQPVLAYAGAGLWLCAGRADTAEAVLEQLHAQAGEVTAAGMLCGVAARLGHIRQLQGHSHEALRLWQDVLRARPFHVSLALRAHAVRGGLHVPACSTGLGRVAALLYSYNKAADLDDALSHLAHSAQQLHTIVALDNGSTDGAQGTGAVIDAWADRLGDRMHAVHLPVNIGAPAARNWLMHLPQVAECDFAAYLDDDAALPADWLGHMARAVQVRPAASVWGGKIVDAAAPYIVQSADLHLTMAGSADDTPEQRSALAGESLVSVRACPFNVSDVHAQVTDWGQFDYIRPCISVTGCCHLFRTADLLDSGDFSLMFSPTQYDDLEHDLRMATQGRHACYTGFLTVRHMKRTGKAVRMSAAQYGNGAGNKYKLHNMYPPDSIVRLRRAELDMLERHLLETLADAG, from the coding sequence ATGACTTCAGCACACAGCGCCGCCATGTGGATGCGGTATCCCGCTTTTCTCAGAGAACGTCTGCTGCATGGCAGTGCAGGCAGTCTGCATCTTCTGCAGGCGGCTTCCGACATGCTTTCCGCGCTGGAAACGGCTCCGGTGGCCGACAGAATGTTCTGGTGGCATACCGGACGGGAGCTGCTGCTGGCAGCGTGGGAGGATGACTGTCTGAATATCCGTCTGGGCGGGCAGCTGCTGGAACTGGACGGTCACGCCCGCCGGCAGGAGGGGCGCCCCTGGCTTTCCGGCGCGTTGCGCAGTGCGCTGCAGGCCCTGCAGCAGTCCGGTGCTGTGCCGGAGAATCTGCGTTACTACCAGCGTCTGGCCGCGCAGGGTGATTACGGACGCTGCATGCGCTACCTTGACGGCGAACGTGCAAAGCATGGGGATAACATCTGGTGGGTGCAGCAGGTGTGCGCCGTGGGTGAACTGACCGGCAATGCGGAATGGAGCCTTGAGCATGTGCGCCGGTATGCGGCGACTGCTCCGCAGGCACTGCAGCCGGTGCTTGCCTATGCCGGTGCGGGGCTGTGGCTGTGTGCGGGCCGTGCTGATACCGCGGAAGCCGTGCTGGAGCAGCTGCATGCGCAGGCCGGAGAAGTAACCGCTGCCGGTATGCTGTGCGGTGTGGCCGCAAGGCTCGGGCATATCCGCCAGCTGCAGGGACACAGCCATGAGGCGCTGCGGTTGTGGCAGGATGTGCTGCGTGCGCGTCCTTTTCATGTTTCGCTGGCTCTGCGCGCGCACGCCGTGCGCGGCGGGCTGCATGTGCCCGCCTGCAGCACAGGGCTGGGCAGGGTGGCGGCGCTGCTGTATTCATATAACAAGGCGGCCGATCTGGATGATGCCCTCAGCCATCTGGCGCACAGCGCGCAGCAGCTGCACACCATTGTGGCGCTGGACAACGGCAGCACGGACGGAGCACAGGGCACGGGCGCCGTCATAGACGCGTGGGCGGACAGACTGGGCGACAGAATGCATGCCGTGCATCTGCCGGTGAACATCGGCGCACCGGCCGCCCGCAACTGGCTGATGCATCTGCCGCAGGTCGCGGAGTGTGATTTTGCCGCCTATCTGGACGACGATGCGGCCCTGCCTGCAGACTGGCTGGGGCATATGGCCCGTGCGGTGCAGGTGCGTCCGGCCGCTTCCGTCTGGGGCGGCAAGATAGTGGACGCCGCTGCCCCGTACATCGTGCAGTCCGCTGACCTGCATCTGACCATGGCCGGTTCCGCAGATGATACGCCGGAGCAACGCAGCGCGCTGGCCGGTGAATCGCTGGTCTCGGTGCGGGCGTGTCCGTTCAATGTGTCCGACGTGCACGCGCAGGTAACGGACTGGGGGCAGTTCGACTACATCAGGCCCTGTATTTCCGTCACCGGCTGCTGTCACCTGTTCCGCACCGCCGACCTGCTGGATTCCGGCGATTTTTCGCTTATGTTTTCGCCCACGCAGTATGACGATCTGGAGCATGACCTGCGCATGGCGACACAGGGGCGGCATGCCTGCTATACGGGATTTCTGACGGTGCGGCACATGAAGCGTACCGGCAAGGCGGTCCGCATGAGCGCCGCGCAGTACGGCAACGGGGCGGGCAATAAATACAAACTGCACAATATGTATCCGCCCGATAGCATTGTCCGGCTGCGGCGGGCGGAACTGGATATGCTGGAACGGCATTTGCTTGAAACGCTGGCAGACGCCGGTTAG
- a CDS encoding response regulator yields MSKRILVVDCNTEERRSLCDVLSANGYQVTVTACTREGLDVIRTQKPDLVALEMDMPSPGGTIFYARMRRDPELRHTPVVVVSSVGPRPAALRKGVPVVQRPAATGVLLDTVSRAMAV; encoded by the coding sequence ATGAGCAAGCGAATTCTTGTTGTGGACTGCAACACCGAAGAACGCCGGTCTCTTTGCGATGTGCTTTCCGCCAACGGGTATCAGGTGACCGTCACCGCGTGCACCCGCGAAGGGCTGGATGTCATACGCACACAAAAGCCGGATCTCGTGGCGCTGGAAATGGACATGCCCAGCCCCGGCGGAACCATTTTTTATGCCCGCATGCGGCGCGACCCTGAACTGCGACATACTCCGGTGGTCGTGGTGAGCAGCGTGGGACCGCGTCCCGCCGCCCTGCGCAAAGGGGTACCCGTGGTGCAGAGACCGGCTGCAACCGGTGTTCTGCTGGATACCGTATCCCGTGCCATGGCTGTGTGA
- a CDS encoding methyl-accepting chemotaxis protein, whose product MGIRHKLLLLLGICVAGFGAQFAADRTGNILTQDVLALERLAVDAKEQVLQVRRQEKNYLLRTDSESLDSARQSLEAIRGSLRRIAAQQPEAARQTERILDRLGVYAGAFEAAVQAHSALGNLETGIEHDFIMAARELESAVDALGDKDVLVVLLQLRRQEKNFVMRGGQLYVDRVDALLKGLERGLAGNSELLDKLRGYRRTFNAYVEQHGVKARQTALMVEAGQQLEPSILALRENFARQRGEMVARVEMVTLGVGVGATLFVVVLVLWLLRSIVVSLDALQRYSAAVSGGDLTAVPQGEFTGELARLRDDIMAMVSGLRSQMQEVARKEHEALQQAQRAESATQEALRKEHEVRSLFGRMQGVAERTAEISGRLAESAAGLHHQAQTAADGAQVQKDRLTETATAMEEMTATVVEIARNAGSASQAVAVTREKAQQGLGVVARSEEAMRRVNTIAQALQEDMARSGRDAQSIGQVIDVINEIADQTNLLALNAAIEAARAGDAGRGFAVVADEVRKLAEKTMAATREVAERVHTIQSATRQNQASMTEAVESVDEANRLAAGSAEALREIVRLADDAAGQAQSIAAASEQQSAASEQITRALEAVNSVADTTTEGMHAMLDSADGLARTAQELDGLITELNR is encoded by the coding sequence ATGGGAATACGACACAAGTTGTTATTGCTGCTGGGTATTTGTGTTGCGGGATTCGGTGCGCAGTTTGCCGCGGACCGTACAGGCAACATCCTGACGCAGGATGTGCTGGCGCTGGAAAGGCTGGCTGTGGACGCCAAAGAACAGGTGCTGCAGGTCCGCCGGCAGGAGAAGAACTACCTGCTGCGCACGGACAGCGAGTCGCTGGACAGTGCGCGGCAGAGTCTGGAAGCCATCAGAGGCAGCCTGCGGCGCATAGCTGCGCAGCAACCCGAGGCCGCCCGGCAGACAGAGCGCATTCTTGACCGGCTGGGTGTTTATGCCGGAGCTTTTGAAGCCGCCGTACAGGCCCACAGCGCTCTGGGTAATCTGGAAACGGGTATCGAGCATGATTTCATCATGGCGGCCAGAGAGCTTGAGTCGGCCGTGGATGCTCTGGGTGACAAAGATGTGCTTGTCGTGCTGCTGCAGCTGCGGCGGCAGGAAAAGAATTTTGTGATGCGCGGCGGACAGTTGTACGTTGACAGGGTGGATGCCCTGCTGAAAGGACTGGAGCGCGGTCTGGCCGGAAACAGCGAATTGCTGGACAAGCTGCGCGGCTACCGGCGTACTTTCAACGCCTATGTGGAGCAGCACGGGGTGAAGGCTCGTCAGACCGCCTTGATGGTGGAAGCGGGACAGCAGCTCGAGCCGTCCATACTGGCGTTGCGCGAGAACTTTGCGCGGCAGCGCGGAGAGATGGTTGCCCGTGTGGAAATGGTGACGCTGGGCGTGGGCGTGGGGGCGACATTGTTTGTGGTGGTGCTGGTACTGTGGCTGCTGCGTTCCATTGTTGTTTCACTGGATGCGTTGCAGCGCTATTCCGCGGCGGTTTCCGGCGGAGACCTGACCGCTGTTCCGCAGGGTGAATTCACCGGTGAACTTGCCCGTCTGCGCGATGATATCATGGCCATGGTTTCCGGGCTGCGCAGCCAGATGCAGGAAGTGGCCCGCAAAGAGCACGAAGCGTTGCAGCAGGCGCAGCGCGCCGAGAGCGCAACGCAGGAAGCTTTGAGAAAAGAACATGAGGTGCGCAGTCTGTTCGGCAGAATGCAGGGGGTGGCGGAACGCACCGCAGAGATTTCCGGCAGGCTTGCAGAGTCGGCCGCAGGGCTGCACCATCAGGCGCAGACCGCTGCCGACGGCGCGCAGGTGCAGAAGGACCGCCTGACGGAAACGGCCACCGCCATGGAAGAAATGACCGCCACGGTGGTGGAGATAGCCCGCAATGCAGGCAGCGCGTCGCAGGCGGTGGCTGTCACGAGAGAAAAAGCCCAGCAGGGGCTTGGTGTGGTGGCCCGTTCGGAAGAAGCCATGCGCAGAGTGAACACTATTGCTCAGGCCTTGCAGGAAGATATGGCCCGCTCCGGACGCGATGCCCAATCCATCGGTCAGGTGATTGATGTGATAAATGAAATTGCCGACCAGACCAACCTGCTTGCGCTTAACGCGGCCATAGAAGCCGCACGTGCCGGTGATGCCGGACGCGGTTTTGCCGTGGTGGCGGACGAAGTGCGCAAACTGGCCGAAAAAACCATGGCCGCAACCAGAGAAGTGGCCGAGAGAGTACATACCATTCAGTCGGCCACGCGCCAGAATCAGGCCAGCATGACCGAGGCTGTGGAATCGGTGGATGAGGCCAACCGGCTGGCCGCGGGGTCGGCAGAGGCGCTGCGCGAAATTGTCCGTCTGGCCGATGATGCCGCCGGGCAGGCGCAGTCCATCGCTGCCGCGTCGGAACAGCAGTCCGCAGCATCGGAACAGATAACCCGGGCGCTGGAAGCGGTGAACTCTGTGGCCGACACCACCACGGAGGGTATGCACGCCATGCTTGATTCCGCTGACGGGCTGGCCCGGACAGCGCAGGAACTGGACGGGCTGATAACCGAACTGAACCGCTGA